Proteins encoded within one genomic window of Acidiferrobacter thiooxydans:
- a CDS encoding type IV pilus twitching motility protein PilT, whose translation MTPSFRAFAADPPVLTPAAVQALLRHAAAVHAASDVQFIPGYPARAAILGELQDLMGRPLSQYDTAAVVVATRGVEGESLVRGGEAVSYSTEIPLQEGEPIHKGSLRFRTEAAACEYLADTAPRVVFRYLPSAVPSLENQNPGLPPDLQAAVLPHRGMVLVVGGTGTGKSTLLAGIIRRLGQTRADTILTFEQPIEFVYRPRLLLAEGPWRATVSQSEIGRHFASWSMALRSALRSGPQVLLVGEMRDAESITAAVEFVRTGHLLYSTMHVDGVAAIPTEIAARTGNDASMLARVTGVLSAAVYQRLAKRADGAGRVAVREYLIMTHALRRTLLPLSAADAEACLADAMKRAGTDLESEATRLVDQGVITADEALRVTGGLL comes from the coding sequence ATGACCCCGAGTTTCCGCGCCTTCGCCGCCGATCCGCCGGTCCTCACGCCGGCGGCGGTTCAGGCCCTCTTGCGTCACGCGGCGGCCGTTCATGCGGCCTCGGACGTGCAATTCATTCCCGGCTACCCGGCCCGCGCCGCGATCCTGGGTGAGCTGCAGGACCTCATGGGGCGTCCGCTCTCCCAATACGACACCGCGGCCGTCGTCGTGGCCACCCGCGGCGTCGAAGGCGAGTCCCTCGTCCGGGGCGGCGAGGCCGTTTCCTATTCCACCGAGATTCCTTTGCAGGAGGGCGAGCCCATCCACAAGGGGTCCTTGCGTTTTCGGACCGAGGCCGCGGCCTGCGAGTATCTCGCCGACACAGCACCCCGGGTGGTGTTCCGCTATCTGCCCTCGGCGGTCCCATCCCTCGAAAACCAGAATCCCGGCCTGCCGCCGGACCTGCAGGCGGCCGTCCTCCCGCACCGCGGCATGGTGCTGGTCGTCGGCGGCACCGGCACCGGCAAGTCCACCTTGCTCGCCGGCATCATCCGGCGGCTCGGGCAAACCCGGGCCGACACCATCCTCACCTTCGAACAGCCGATCGAATTCGTCTATCGCCCCCGGCTCCTCCTGGCCGAAGGACCGTGGCGCGCCACCGTCTCACAGTCCGAGATCGGCCGTCACTTTGCCTCCTGGTCGATGGCCCTGCGCTCCGCCCTGCGCTCGGGCCCGCAGGTCCTGCTGGTCGGCGAGATGCGCGACGCCGAGTCCATTACGGCGGCGGTGGAATTCGTGCGCACCGGGCACTTGCTGTATTCGACCATGCATGTGGATGGGGTGGCCGCGATCCCCACGGAGATCGCGGCCCGCACCGGCAATGACGCCAGCATGTTGGCGCGCGTAACCGGCGTGCTGTCGGCGGCCGTCTACCAGCGATTGGCCAAACGGGCCGATGGCGCGGGCCGGGTGGCGGTGCGGGAGTACCTCATCATGACGCATGCGCTCCGGCGCACGCTCCTGCCCTTGTCCGCGGCGGACGCCGAGGCGTGTCTGGCCGATGCCATGAAGCGCGCGGGCACCGATCTGGAGTCCGAGGCCACGCGGCTCGTGGACCAGGGTGTGATCACGGCGGATGAAGCGCTCCGCGTAACAGGAGGGTTATTGTGA
- a CDS encoding type IV secretory system conjugative DNA transfer family protein, with the protein MSPSCFSCRTPDVLAMARPALTIPAQVTPRDGRHSRLLASLRAVKPGHGLFHGGLGVTLRQRALREEAISLGAQGGLYYRSRQINRFLEAESARLSQIFNFTPLLLHGQVLPPLVARMAPTSYLSAQALSMTQVLAVYRILRPARLVAVAPTWRQWLWMPLLPPRPQEIPLALLPHTARERRWWQKGVYQGWRDGIRQGDRLFQERVRRLRRALLGRLLFLRLANAGLVSVPRLGVGNYGIQVGHRVLRDGVRLFRVMAPARFLATAGWRTPVIATPDKPRATRP; encoded by the coding sequence ATGAGCCCGTCGTGTTTCTCTTGCCGAACCCCCGACGTCTTGGCCATGGCGCGCCCCGCCCTCACGATCCCGGCCCAGGTCACGCCCCGGGATGGCCGCCATTCCCGCCTGCTTGCCTCATTGCGTGCCGTGAAACCAGGGCATGGCCTCTTTCATGGGGGCCTGGGGGTCACCTTGCGTCAACGGGCCTTGCGCGAGGAGGCGATCTCCTTGGGGGCCCAGGGAGGGCTCTACTATCGCTCGCGGCAAATCAACCGATTCCTCGAGGCCGAATCGGCGCGTCTCTCGCAGATCTTCAATTTCACGCCCTTGCTCCTGCACGGCCAGGTGTTGCCGCCGCTCGTGGCCCGGATGGCCCCCACGAGTTATCTGTCGGCCCAAGCCCTGTCGATGACCCAGGTCCTCGCGGTGTACCGCATCCTGCGCCCCGCCCGTCTCGTGGCGGTGGCGCCTACCTGGCGGCAATGGTTATGGATGCCGCTTCTGCCCCCCCGACCGCAGGAGATCCCGCTCGCCCTCTTGCCGCACACGGCCCGGGAGCGCCGCTGGTGGCAGAAGGGCGTGTACCAGGGATGGCGGGACGGGATCCGCCAGGGTGACCGGCTTTTTCAGGAGCGGGTGCGCCGTCTGCGCCGCGCGCTCCTCGGGCGCCTGCTCTTCTTGCGTCTGGCGAACGCGGGACTCGTGTCCGTGCCCCGCCTCGGGGTCGGCAATTACGGGATCCAGGTCGGTCATCGGGTGCTGCGAGACGGTGTGCGACTCTTTCGGGTCATGGCGCCGGCGCGCTTCCTGGCGACCGCCGGTTGGCGGACGCCTGTCATCGCCACCCCCGACAAACCCCGGGCAACGCGGCCATGA
- a CDS encoding DotD/TraH family lipoprotein (Members of this family include DotD of type IVB secretion systems and TraH of plasmid conjugative plasmid systems, both lipoproteins.) has protein sequence MGVAASVAGLLAGCASAPVRPPVDPPYAAVLSSAARQVSAAWGVTARESRVFEPVPHLPALMDAPPGLQETVRADWVGPPTPLVRALAHRAGWAFRELGTPPPNESVVTVRGRHPLLVFLEQIGSQITNGRVIVNARTRVVALDWEGP, from the coding sequence ATGGGGGTGGCCGCCAGCGTGGCGGGCCTGCTGGCGGGGTGTGCCAGCGCCCCTGTGCGTCCGCCGGTGGATCCCCCGTACGCGGCCGTCCTGTCATCGGCTGCCCGCCAGGTGAGCGCGGCCTGGGGGGTGACCGCCCGCGAGTCGCGCGTCTTCGAGCCGGTCCCGCACCTGCCCGCCTTGATGGACGCCCCGCCGGGGCTCCAGGAAACGGTCCGGGCCGATTGGGTCGGCCCGCCCACGCCCCTGGTGCGGGCCCTGGCGCACCGGGCCGGCTGGGCGTTCCGCGAGCTCGGCACGCCCCCGCCCAATGAGTCCGTGGTGACCGTGCGCGGCCGCCACCCCCTTCTGGTCTTCTTGGAACAGATCGGCTCCCAGATCACTAATGGCCGCGTGATCGTCAATGCCCGCACGCGCGTGGTGGCACTCGATTGGGAGGGGCCATGA